Proteins co-encoded in one Candidatus Nomurabacteria bacterium genomic window:
- a CDS encoding sigma-70 family RNA polymerase sigma factor gives MATKKATKKVAKKAVKKTVTTVKKTALKKASTTSKKAVGVKKTATKKVTPKKVAKTAAKKVAKKATAKKVVVKKAAPKKTVPKKVAAKPTSPKAVAPKKLTKSERVLEAKAAELMRLGKERGYVTYDELLRAFPEVEKDVNFLDTLYERFSIAGIDVLQSGGMLGEDPSAEVLAQKNAFKRSDSGYDSIQMYLREIGQYPLLNAHEERVLAKRIVEGDDEARNLLARANLRLVVSIAKKYVGRSPDLTLLDLIQEGNLGLFKAVDKFDFTKGFKFSTYATWWIRQAITRALADQSRTIRIPVHMVETMAKYKQVSRRLAQDLGRDPMPEEIATEMQVEVEKIYQIEKISQDTISLELPVGDDDDRSRLSDFISDDKIVSPDQEVAHSILTDQITEILDTLSEKERKILEMRHGLLDGTYHTLEEVGKEFGVTRERIRQIEAKALEKIRQHEKARRLKSY, from the coding sequence ATGGCTACCAAAAAGGCCACAAAAAAAGTAGCAAAAAAAGCGGTAAAAAAGACCGTTACAACAGTAAAAAAGACAGCCCTAAAGAAAGCTTCTACAACAAGTAAAAAAGCGGTGGGCGTAAAGAAAACTGCAACAAAGAAAGTCACCCCCAAAAAGGTGGCTAAAACTGCTGCAAAAAAAGTAGCGAAGAAGGCGACAGCAAAAAAAGTCGTGGTCAAAAAAGCTGCACCGAAAAAGACAGTGCCTAAGAAAGTGGCTGCTAAGCCAACTTCTCCAAAAGCTGTCGCACCTAAAAAGCTAACCAAAAGCGAACGAGTCCTTGAAGCAAAAGCGGCCGAGTTGATGCGGCTTGGGAAGGAGCGTGGGTATGTAACCTACGATGAGCTTTTGCGTGCGTTTCCTGAGGTTGAGAAAGATGTCAACTTTTTAGATACGCTTTACGAACGATTTTCTATTGCTGGGATTGATGTGCTGCAAAGTGGCGGTATGTTGGGCGAAGACCCTAGTGCTGAGGTATTGGCCCAAAAAAATGCGTTCAAGCGCAGCGACAGCGGTTACGATTCTATCCAGATGTATCTTCGCGAGATTGGTCAGTATCCACTCCTTAATGCGCACGAAGAGCGAGTGCTCGCGAAGCGTATTGTGGAAGGTGATGATGAAGCACGCAACTTGCTCGCTCGCGCCAACCTACGTCTCGTAGTTTCGATTGCGAAGAAGTATGTTGGTCGCTCACCAGACCTTACCTTGCTCGACTTGATTCAGGAAGGTAATCTTGGTCTCTTTAAGGCAGTAGACAAGTTTGACTTCACAAAAGGATTCAAGTTCTCTACCTACGCCACGTGGTGGATCCGTCAGGCCATCACACGTGCTTTGGCTGACCAGTCTCGTACCATTCGTATCCCCGTGCACATGGTAGAAACCATGGCGAAGTACAAGCAGGTATCACGTCGTTTAGCGCAAGACCTGGGTCGTGACCCAATGCCAGAAGAAATTGCGACTGAAATGCAGGTAGAGGTGGAAAAAATCTATCAGATTGAAAAGATTTCTCAGGACACCATTTCACTCGAACTTCCAGTTGGTGATGATGACGATCGTTCACGTCTCTCAGACTTTATTTCTGATGACAAGATTGTTTCACCAGACCAGGAAGTGGCACACAGTATTTTGACTGATCAAATCACTGAAATTCTCGATACGCTCTCTGAGAAGGAACGGAAAATTCTTGAGATGCGTCACGGACTTCTTGATGGTACGTACCATACACTTGAAGAAGTGGGTAAAGAGTTTGGCGTAACGCGTGAACGTATCCGTCAGATTGAAGCCAAGGCCCTTGAGAAGATCCGCCAGCACGAAAAAGCACGTCGTTTGAAGTCGTACTAG
- a CDS encoding CBS domain-containing protein has translation MQVKDIVKPAVIVSETDTFETALKAMTTQHTNTLLVTDEDGELTGEVTVTDLLNAIVPDTLSGDEVVNHFKTDDAFIASIDVARSLPVGEFMSFDFTPLTLKDNLMAIASTAIAHERARIPVVDEDNHPIGIISRQGLKQILAKFMNE, from the coding sequence ATGCAAGTCAAGGATATCGTTAAGCCTGCGGTAATCGTTTCCGAGACAGACACCTTTGAGACCGCTCTCAAGGCAATGACTACGCAGCACACCAATACATTACTCGTAACCGATGAAGACGGTGAACTTACAGGCGAAGTAACGGTCACCGACTTACTAAACGCCATTGTACCCGACACCCTATCTGGCGATGAAGTGGTTAACCACTTCAAAACTGATGATGCGTTTATCGCCTCTATCGATGTGGCGCGCAGTTTGCCGGTTGGTGAGTTTATGTCTTTCGACTTCACTCCCCTTACCCTCAAAGACAACCTAATGGCCATTGCCAGCACTGCAATTGCGCATGAGCGTGCTCGTATTCCAGTAGTGGACGAAGACAATCATCCGATTGGCATCATCTCTCGCCAAGGATTAAAGCAAATTCTGGCTAAATTCATGAACGAATAG
- the dnaG gene encoding DNA primase — MSDAVQQIKDRLNIIDVVSPYVELHKAGKNFKGKSPFSAEKTPSFYVSPDRGMYYCFSTSQGGDIFNFIQVMEGVDFKEALKILAQKAGVELVPEDPKQKGERDQLYAAMEAATVFYQDALLRESEAVEYVKRRGVKEETVAKWRIGFAPGPPKSGWREVKDALEAKSFSKEILLKAGLIKHAESGKEPFDVFRDRVMFPMSDSNGKVVAFSGRILHPNDKAPKYVNSPETALYKKSELLFGYDKAKNGIRNLKFSLIVEGQFDVVMCHQAGYANAVAVSGTALTIHHVQLLERLSDKVVLSLDADRAGISAMKKAAEVMLRRGLDVKVAELPLGKDPADMIVENPAEFKKVIGHSVHVIEFLLHVLRREIEDERSFKLKVSAEVLPFILLLPSRIDQEHFLGKVAEAISTTVDSVRYELDRLREQQAPAGVIKAPPNTAVADNRAQAKVSSDMAQKAYVYLLAAAEVLSPDFAKKVELEVAAIKTIGEVGDPDESERAGVLFTLEQHFTNLPELALQEEIVAKLNQFKTALIRKHLAMCRSELGAAEAAGDDARILQVLEEIKKYETKRRELAYDVESFTAS, encoded by the coding sequence ATGAGCGATGCTGTCCAGCAGATTAAAGACCGATTGAATATTATTGATGTGGTTTCCCCGTACGTGGAGCTTCATAAAGCGGGTAAGAATTTTAAGGGAAAGTCACCTTTTTCGGCTGAAAAAACGCCGTCGTTTTATGTCTCACCTGATCGGGGGATGTACTACTGTTTTTCGACCTCGCAAGGGGGAGACATTTTTAATTTCATCCAGGTGATGGAAGGTGTGGATTTTAAAGAAGCGCTTAAGATTTTAGCTCAAAAAGCTGGGGTGGAGTTGGTGCCAGAAGATCCAAAACAGAAGGGAGAGCGCGATCAGCTCTATGCTGCGATGGAAGCGGCGACGGTCTTTTATCAAGACGCATTACTGAGAGAGTCTGAGGCGGTGGAATATGTAAAGCGTCGTGGCGTTAAGGAAGAGACGGTGGCGAAGTGGCGCATCGGGTTTGCTCCTGGTCCACCAAAGTCTGGCTGGCGTGAGGTGAAAGACGCACTCGAAGCGAAGAGTTTTTCGAAAGAAATTCTTCTTAAAGCCGGTCTCATTAAACATGCTGAGAGTGGCAAGGAGCCGTTTGATGTGTTTCGTGATCGAGTGATGTTTCCGATGAGTGACAGTAACGGTAAGGTGGTGGCATTCTCAGGGCGTATTCTACACCCAAATGATAAGGCTCCAAAGTACGTAAATTCACCTGAAACAGCACTATATAAAAAGTCCGAATTGCTTTTTGGGTATGACAAAGCTAAGAATGGGATTCGTAATCTCAAGTTTTCATTGATTGTAGAAGGGCAGTTTGATGTGGTGATGTGTCATCAGGCGGGGTATGCCAATGCGGTGGCGGTGTCTGGCACAGCCCTCACTATTCATCATGTACAGCTTTTGGAGCGACTTTCTGATAAGGTGGTGCTTTCCTTGGATGCTGACCGAGCGGGTATTTCGGCAATGAAGAAGGCGGCCGAGGTAATGCTTCGTCGCGGGCTTGATGTGAAGGTGGCTGAGCTGCCGCTCGGAAAGGACCCGGCAGATATGATTGTCGAGAATCCAGCTGAGTTTAAAAAGGTAATCGGTCACTCAGTACATGTGATTGAATTTTTGCTCCATGTACTGAGGCGTGAAATTGAAGATGAGCGATCATTTAAGCTTAAGGTAAGTGCTGAAGTGTTGCCGTTTATTTTGTTGCTTCCAAGCCGTATTGACCAAGAGCATTTCTTAGGTAAGGTAGCGGAAGCAATTAGTACGACTGTCGACTCGGTGCGCTATGAGCTTGATCGGTTGCGCGAGCAGCAGGCTCCGGCAGGAGTTATTAAAGCGCCACCCAACACGGCGGTAGCAGATAATCGTGCCCAAGCAAAGGTGAGTTCTGATATGGCACAGAAAGCATATGTGTATCTGCTGGCGGCTGCAGAGGTGTTGTCGCCTGACTTTGCTAAGAAGGTAGAGTTGGAAGTGGCTGCTATAAAAACAATTGGTGAGGTGGGGGATCCAGATGAATCTGAGCGGGCGGGTGTGCTTTTTACACTTGAGCAGCATTTCACAAATTTGCCAGAACTTGCGCTTCAGGAAGAGATTGTTGCAAAGCTAAATCAGTTTAAGACCGCACTTATCCGCAAGCATTTGGCTATGTGTCGGTCAGAGCTTGGTGCTGCCGAGGCTGCTGGTGATGATGCACGAATATTGCAAGTGCTTGAGGAGATTAAGAAGTATGAAACAAAACGTCGTGAGCTTGCGTATGATGTAGAGAGCTTCACAGCTTCGTAG
- a CDS encoding MgtC/SapB family protein: MEMLTEFIDSAFFTYFLSVLVAALVGGIIGVEREFRDKSAGFRTMILISVGSCLFTIFSFIMGKPDGETTRIAAAVVSGVGFLGAGVILKDGITIRGLTTAASIWLVASLGVGAGIGEYELVGAVTVLVMLVLLLLPPIEYWLDSLHDFPEFKITIKNSDKAEDEILDIFDEFGVKIVQVKRTRVEKGERILHIKAKMNTTTHEELGAVLVSESVVISVTEV; the protein is encoded by the coding sequence ATGGAGATGTTAACTGAGTTTATTGATTCAGCGTTCTTTACATACTTTCTATCAGTATTAGTAGCAGCGCTTGTGGGAGGGATTATAGGTGTTGAGCGAGAGTTTCGTGATAAGAGTGCCGGGTTTCGCACAATGATACTGATTTCGGTTGGCTCGTGCTTATTTACTATTTTCTCGTTTATTATGGGTAAGCCGGATGGAGAGACGACGCGCATTGCGGCGGCAGTCGTGTCAGGGGTTGGCTTCTTGGGGGCGGGTGTGATTCTGAAAGATGGTATTACCATCCGCGGCCTCACGACTGCCGCCTCTATTTGGCTCGTAGCGTCTCTCGGGGTGGGGGCGGGTATTGGAGAGTATGAGCTTGTTGGTGCGGTGACAGTGCTGGTTATGTTAGTGCTCTTGCTTTTGCCCCCAATTGAGTATTGGCTTGACAGCTTACACGATTTTCCAGAATTTAAAATTACGATTAAAAATAGTGACAAGGCTGAGGACGAAATTCTCGATATTTTTGATGAGTTTGGAGTAAAGATTGTTCAGGTTAAGCGAACACGGGTAGAGAAGGGAGAGCGTATTTTGCACATCAAGGCGAAGATGAACACGACAACCCATGAAGAGCTTGGGGCGGTGCTGGTTTCTGAAAGCGTGGTTATTTCAGTCACTGAAGTTTAA
- a CDS encoding VTT domain-containing protein, which translates to MVELLHTLSDYAALGIFTAAILDIFFLTGYLLYGATTTATILMLYNNSILSAPEIAWFAFLGTLTGNMLNFFIGRHLGTTKVVAKTLQSTAAEKARAFLRTRGLFLFVLFGRFITLTRPIYALINGALHISFKQFIIYEVPIAFAWVAVWLWIMITGFDAIMWLKDQIMYM; encoded by the coding sequence ATGGTAGAGCTCTTGCACACACTATCTGACTATGCCGCGCTCGGTATATTTACAGCAGCTATTTTGGACATATTCTTTTTGACCGGTTATTTACTGTACGGAGCAACAACTACAGCGACAATACTGATGTTGTATAACAACAGTATTCTCTCTGCACCTGAAATTGCGTGGTTTGCCTTTCTCGGCACACTAACCGGCAACATGCTGAACTTTTTCATTGGCCGACATCTTGGCACAACCAAGGTTGTCGCGAAGACACTACAGTCTACAGCCGCAGAAAAAGCCCGCGCGTTCTTAAGAACGCGCGGGCTTTTTCTATTTGTCTTATTTGGTCGCTTCATCACACTAACTCGTCCTATTTACGCCCTCATTAACGGAGCGCTCCATATTTCGTTTAAACAATTTATTATCTACGAAGTGCCCATCGCTTTTGCTTGGGTAGCCGTCTGGCTTTGGATTATGATTACTGGATTTGATGCCATCATGTGGCTAAAAGACCAAATTATGTATATGTAA